A genomic window from Camelina sativa cultivar DH55 chromosome 2, Cs, whole genome shotgun sequence includes:
- the LOC104739523 gene encoding protein IQ-DOMAIN 14-like isoform X1 — MGFFGRLFGGSKKKSDNKRRWSFTTTRSSNSSKRAPSKSSASVVVEENGLDADKHAIAVAAATAAVAEAALTAAHAAAEVVRLTSGNGSGRNGGGGGNSSVFQIGRSNRRWAQENLAAMKIQSSFRGYLARRALRALKALVKLQALVRGNIVRKQTADMLRRMQTLVRLQSQARARASRSSHSSVSFHSSTALLFPSSSSSPRSLHTRCVSNAEVISMDHRGGSKRLDWQAEEVQDEDKILEVDTWKPHFHPKQLRSDRNNESPRKRQQSLLCPRSTENSPQVGSSGSRRRTPFTPTSRSEYSWGCNNYYYSGYHPNYMANTESYKAKVRSQSAPKQRAEVSNDTSGYKRSVQGQYYYYTAVAEESADVGSPGYYGGGLSDRLNRNQSAKSRMHSSFLV; from the exons ATGGGCTTTTTCGGGAGACTTTTCGGGGGAAGTAAAAAAAAGTCAGATAATAAACGGAGGTGGAGCTTCACCACCACCAGATCTTCTAATTCCAGCAAGAGAGCTCCGTCCAAGTCGTCGGCTTCGGTGGTGGTTGAGGAAAATGGTTTGGATGCCGACAAACATGCGATAGCCGTTGCGGCTGCGACTGCTGCTGTGGCTGAAGCTGCTCTTACTGCTGCTCATGCGGCTGCGGAAGTCGTCAGACTCACTAGCGGAAACGGAAGCGGGAGAAACGGTGGCGGTGGAGGAAACTCGTCGGTGTTTCAAATCGGAAGAAGTAACCGTCGGTGGGCTCAGGAGAATCTCGCGGCTATGAAGATTCAATCATCTTTTCGTGGTTATCTG GCGAGGAGGGCATTAAGAGCATTAAAGGCATTAGTGAAGCTTCAAGCGTTAGTGAGAGGAAACATAGTGAGAAAACAAACCGCAGATATGCTTAGAAGGATGCAAACTCTGGTTCGTCTCCAATCTCAAGCTCGTGCTCGAGCCTCTCGTTCTTCtcactcctctgtttctttccaCTCCTCGACCGCTCTATTATtcccatcttcctcttcttctccacgTTCTCTCCACACTCGCTGCGTTTCAAACGCTGAAGTCATCTCTATGGACCACCGAGGTGGCTCTAAGCGGTTAGATTGGCAAGCCGAGGAAGTCCAAGACGAAGACAAGATCCTAGAAGTGGATACTTGGAAGCCTCATTTTCATCCCAAACAGCTACGTTCAGATAGAAACAACGAGTCTCCGAGGAAAAGACAACAATCTTTGTTGTGTCCAAGAAGTACAGAGAATAGTCCTCAAGTTGGGTCTAGTGGATCAAGACGAAGAACTCCGTTTACGCCGACATCAAGAAGCGAGTATTCTTGGGGATGTAATAACTATTACTACTCGGGGTATCATCCGAATTACATGGCTAACACAGAGTCTTATAAAGCTAAAGTCCGGTCACAGAGCGCACCGAAACAGAGAGCTGAGGTCTCTAATGATACCAGTGGCTACAAGAGATCTGTTCAGGGACAGTATTACTACTACACGGCGGTTGCAGAAGAGAGTGCGGATGTTGGAAGCCCCGGTTACTACGGAGGAGGACTTTCTGATCGATTGAATCGTAACCAAAGCGCTAAATCGAGGATGCATTCTTCGTTTCTTGTTTAG